One region of Culex pipiens pallens isolate TS chromosome 2, TS_CPP_V2, whole genome shotgun sequence genomic DNA includes:
- the LOC120412486 gene encoding ras-related protein Rab-14-like produces MASVRIPEQKIILCGEYGVGKSSLFRRFATNSFVTATDRQSTLGLDHYDRSFAVGEKNIKLQLWDTGGMERVASVTSSYYKFAEAALLVFALDNPASFHSLSQHMLDVVTYAENAKIFLVGNKVDMEQTGNPEVTEADMESFCEQCHSLISATYKTSCRTGEGIEEMFQDIANTLVDSNRSRLELQALDSHGFKIEPPEEIGEPSCLC; encoded by the exons ATGGCCTCGGTGCGCATTCCCGAGCAGAAGATCATCCTCTGCGGCGAGTACGGCGTGGGGAAGAGTTCGCTGTTCCGGCGGTTCGCGACCAACTCGTTCGTGACGGCCACCGATCGGCAGTCCACGCTCGGGCTGGACCATTACGATCGGAGCTTTGCGGTGGGGGAGAAGAATATTAAG CTCCAGCTCTGGGACACTGGTGGTATGGAGCGGGTAGCGTCGGTCACTTCCAGTTACTACAAGTTCGCTGAGGCTGCTCTGTTGGTGTTTGCTCTGGACAACCCGGCGTCGTTCCACTCTCTGTCACAGCACATGCTGGATGTGGTCACCTACGCTGAGAATGCAAAGATCTTCCTCGTTGGGAACAAGGTCGATATGGAGCAGACGGGGAATCCGGAAGTTACCGAAGCGGACATGGAATCGTTCTGCGAGCAGTGTCACAGCTTGATCAGTGCGACGTACAAGACGTCCTGCAGGACGGGGGAAGGTATCGAAGAGATGTTCCAAGATATTGCCAACACGTTGGTTGATTCGAACCGATCGCGGCTGGAGCTTCAGGCGCTGGATTCGCACGGATTCAAGATCGAACCGCCGGAAGAGATAGGCGAACCGTCCTGTCTTTGCTAG